A single window of uncultured Tolumonas sp. DNA harbors:
- the tmk gene encoding dTMP kinase, giving the protein MSSKFIVIEGLEGAGKSTAVSYVLDWLRQHGITQLETTREPGGTPLAEKMRAIVKEVHDEPLTIQAELLLMYAARVQLVENRIKPALKNGTWVVGDRHDLSSQAYQGGGRGIDAALINQIKQAVLGDFAPDLTLYLDIDPAIGLERARQRGELDRIEQEALAFFQRTRARYLELAKQDPTIHIIDAAQSPQQVQIAINTVLEQALCTRG; this is encoded by the coding sequence ATGAGCAGCAAGTTCATTGTCATTGAGGGGCTGGAAGGCGCTGGTAAAAGTACCGCGGTAAGTTATGTGTTGGATTGGTTGCGTCAGCATGGCATTACGCAGTTGGAAACAACCCGTGAACCGGGGGGAACGCCACTGGCAGAAAAGATGCGGGCGATTGTCAAAGAAGTGCATGATGAACCGCTGACCATCCAGGCGGAATTATTGCTGATGTATGCAGCGCGAGTTCAGCTCGTTGAAAACCGGATCAAGCCTGCCTTAAAAAATGGTACATGGGTTGTCGGTGATCGGCACGATCTCTCATCTCAAGCATACCAAGGCGGTGGCCGCGGCATTGATGCCGCCCTGATCAACCAAATCAAGCAGGCTGTATTAGGTGATTTTGCCCCGGATCTAACTTTGTATCTGGATATTGATCCGGCGATTGGTCTGGAACGAGCCAGACAGCGAGGGGAATTAGATCGCATCGAACAGGAAGCATTAGCATTCTTTCAGCGTACCCGTGCGCGTTATCTGGAATTGGCCAAGCAAGATCCAACCATACATATCATTGATGCGGCACAATCGCCGCAACAAGTGCAGATTGCCATTAATACTGTGCTGGAGCAGGCGCTATGTACCCGTGGCTGA